In the genome of Candidatus Reidiella endopervernicosa, one region contains:
- the recJ gene encoding single-stranded-DNA-specific exonuclease RecJ, with product MRREEPVVSESIANSGLPPLLARIYASRDIRSTGELEHELNGLHSYRELAGVDAALKLLHQALSSGWRLLVVGDFDADGATSTAVAVRALKMMGAAEVDFLVPNRFEYGYGLTPEIVDVAAERNPDLIITVDNGISSLMVGRAGSFQVLVTDHHLPGRELPAAQAIVNPNQLGDTFPSKNLAGVGVIFYLMMALRTYLREQGWFAERNLAEPNLAQLLDLVALGTVADVVPLDHNNRILVAQGLSRIRAGKGCCGIQALIEVAKRNASRLVSADLGFAIGPRLNAAGRMDDMNLGIRALLSDRLEEARTIASQLDQLNRERRETEDSMREQAVADLDKMNLDDSYEMPMGLCLYDPNWHQGVIGILASRIKDRVHRPVIVFTDDGNDSIKGSARSIPGLHIRDALDAVATREPGLITKFGGHAMAAGLSLSREHFPAFSEAFDQEVSAHLTEEDLQGVVLSDGALTEDEAELVLAEQLRFSVPWGQGFQEPVFDGEFEVRQQRIVGDKHLKLVLAWPSGNKEVDAIAFNVEPALLDGSLQRVRVAYRLDVNEWRVCAVCSY from the coding sequence ATTCGGCGTGAAGAGCCTGTAGTGAGTGAATCGATCGCAAACAGTGGTCTTCCACCGCTGCTGGCACGCATCTACGCCTCTCGCGATATCAGATCCACTGGCGAATTGGAGCATGAGCTCAATGGCCTGCACTCCTATCGAGAACTGGCGGGTGTCGATGCAGCGCTCAAACTGCTCCATCAGGCGCTCAGCAGTGGTTGGCGTCTTCTGGTTGTTGGAGATTTTGATGCCGATGGTGCAACGAGCACCGCTGTAGCGGTGCGTGCACTGAAGATGATGGGGGCGGCCGAGGTCGACTTCCTGGTGCCGAATCGCTTCGAGTATGGCTACGGTCTGACCCCCGAAATTGTTGATGTCGCAGCTGAACGTAATCCTGATCTGATCATCACCGTCGATAACGGTATCTCAAGTCTGATGGTCGGACGCGCGGGTAGTTTTCAGGTGCTGGTGACCGACCATCACTTACCGGGCAGAGAGCTTCCGGCGGCCCAGGCGATCGTTAACCCTAACCAGCTCGGTGATACCTTCCCGAGTAAGAACCTTGCAGGGGTTGGCGTGATCTTCTATCTGATGATGGCGCTGCGTACCTATCTGCGTGAGCAGGGATGGTTCGCTGAACGCAATTTAGCCGAGCCCAATCTGGCACAGCTGCTCGATCTGGTGGCTCTGGGTACGGTCGCCGATGTCGTCCCGCTTGATCACAACAACCGGATTCTGGTGGCACAGGGATTATCACGAATTCGCGCCGGTAAGGGGTGTTGCGGCATTCAGGCGTTGATCGAGGTGGCTAAGCGCAACGCCTCACGTCTGGTCTCGGCCGATCTCGGTTTTGCCATTGGACCGCGGCTCAATGCGGCAGGGCGCATGGATGATATGAATCTCGGTATTCGTGCGCTGTTAAGTGATCGTCTCGAGGAGGCGCGAACTATCGCTAGCCAGCTTGACCAGCTTAATCGTGAACGGCGTGAGACTGAGGATTCGATGCGCGAGCAGGCGGTCGCCGATCTCGACAAGATGAATCTTGACGATAGCTATGAGATGCCGATGGGACTCTGTCTCTATGACCCCAACTGGCACCAGGGTGTGATCGGGATACTTGCCTCGCGGATCAAGGATCGTGTGCATCGCCCGGTGATCGTCTTCACCGATGACGGCAATGACTCAATCAAGGGCTCCGCACGCTCTATACCTGGACTGCATATCCGCGACGCACTCGATGCGGTCGCGACACGTGAGCCGGGGTTGATCACCAAGTTTGGTGGCCATGCGATGGCGGCCGGATTGAGTCTGTCTCGGGAACACTTTCCCGCCTTCAGCGAGGCCTTCGATCAGGAGGTGAGTGCACACCTTACAGAGGAAGACCTGCAGGGCGTGGTGTTGAGTGACGGGGCGCTGACCGAGGATGAAGCTGAGCTGGTACTGGCTGAACAGCTCCGTTTCTCAGTGCCGTGGGGGCAGGGTTTTCAGGAGCCGGTCTTTGATGGTGAGTTCGAGGTACGCCAGCAGCGTATCGTCGGTGATAAGCATCTCAAGCTGGTGCTCGCCTGGCCCAGTGGCAATAAAGAGGTCGATGCGATCGCCTTCAACGTTGAGCCTGCGCTACTGGATGGCAGCCTACAGAGGGTTCGTGTCGCCTATCGACTCGATGTAAATGAGTGGCGGGTGTGCGCAGTGTGCAGCTATTGA
- a CDS encoding homoserine dehydrogenase — translation MKPVNVGLLGLGTVGGGTAKVLSRNAEEITRRAGRGIRVVHAAARNIDSDNRPMGTEEAVLTNDAFEVVNNPDVDVVVELIGGYDLARELVLKAIENGKHVVTANKALIALHGNEIFTAAQEKGVMVAFEAAVAGGIPIIKAIREGLAGNRIEWLAGIINGTGNFILTEMRDKGRDFADVLAEAQALGYAEADPTFDVEGIDAAHKLTILASIAFGIPLQFEKTYTEGISKITSDDVDNAAQLGYSIKHLGVARSTEEGVELRVHPTLIPQRRLIANVDGVMNAVLVKGDAVGPTLYYGAGAGAEPTASAVVGDIVDVVRTLTSDPENRVPHLAFQPDALSDHPILPMEEIETAYYLRIHVSDKPGVIADVSRILADQQISIEAILQKEQPADADWVPVIMLTHRIREKQMNEAIKQIEALDTVKEQVVRIRLEALDSE, via the coding sequence TTGAAGCCCGTAAATGTTGGCCTGCTGGGTCTTGGAACAGTTGGTGGCGGTACCGCCAAGGTACTCTCACGTAACGCTGAGGAGATCACGCGCAGGGCAGGTCGTGGCATCCGCGTGGTGCACGCAGCCGCACGTAATATCGATAGCGATAATCGTCCCATGGGTACCGAAGAGGCGGTTCTTACTAACGACGCCTTTGAGGTGGTTAACAATCCTGATGTCGATGTGGTGGTTGAACTGATCGGTGGTTACGATCTGGCGCGTGAACTGGTTCTCAAGGCAATCGAGAATGGCAAGCATGTGGTCACCGCCAACAAGGCGTTAATCGCTCTGCACGGTAACGAGATCTTCACTGCGGCTCAGGAGAAGGGTGTGATGGTCGCGTTTGAGGCGGCTGTTGCTGGCGGTATTCCGATTATTAAGGCTATCCGTGAGGGGCTGGCAGGTAACCGCATCGAGTGGCTGGCCGGCATCATCAACGGTACTGGTAATTTCATACTCACCGAGATGCGCGACAAGGGACGTGACTTTGCCGATGTACTGGCTGAGGCACAGGCGCTCGGTTATGCCGAAGCCGACCCGACCTTCGACGTTGAGGGTATTGATGCCGCTCACAAGTTGACCATCCTTGCCTCGATCGCCTTCGGTATTCCTCTACAGTTCGAGAAGACCTACACCGAGGGGATCAGCAAGATCACCAGCGATGATGTCGATAATGCCGCGCAGCTTGGTTACAGCATCAAACACCTCGGTGTGGCTCGTAGCACCGAGGAGGGCGTTGAGTTGCGCGTCCACCCAACTCTGATTCCTCAGCGCCGCCTGATTGCAAACGTTGACGGTGTTATGAATGCGGTACTGGTGAAGGGTGATGCCGTGGGCCCGACCCTCTACTACGGTGCCGGTGCCGGTGCCGAGCCAACTGCCTCGGCCGTTGTTGGTGATATTGTCGATGTAGTACGTACTCTCACCTCGGACCCTGAGAACCGCGTACCACATCTCGCTTTCCAGCCCGATGCGCTCTCCGATCATCCCATCCTGCCGATGGAAGAGATCGAGACGGCCTACTATCTGCGTATTCACGTCAGTGATAAGCCGGGTGTAATTGCCGATGTCTCTCGCATCCTTGCCGATCAACAGATCAGCATTGAGGCGATCCTGCAGAAGGAGCAGCCTGCTGATGCCGATTGGGTACCGGTGATCATGTTGACCCACCGTATCCGTGAGAAGCAGATGAACGAGGCAATCAAGCAGATCGAAGCGCTCGACACCGTGAAAGAGCAGGTTGTTCGAATTCGACTCGAAGCCCTCGATTCGGAATAG
- the alaC gene encoding alanine transaminase: MIEEFQRIKRLPPYVFNIVNELKAKVRARGEDIIDFGMGNPDQPTPQHIVDKLVEAAQRGDTHRYSVSRGIPRLRRAICNWYKSRFDVDLDPETESIVTIGSKEGLAHLALATMGPGDAVLVPNPAYPIHPYGFTISGADIRHVPLVEGGDFFGELEKAIKDSWPKPKMLVLNFPGNPTTQCVELDFFEKVVAIAREHEIWVVHDIAYGEIAFDGYKPPSILEVPGAKDVAVEFYSLSKSYNMPGWRVGFMCGNKTLVAALARMKSYLDYGMFTPIQVAAITALESDQSCVTEIRDMYQSRRDVLCDGLTSIGWAVEKPKATMFVWAPIPEQYRHLGSLEFSKKLLAQAKVAVSPGIGFGDYGDDHVRFGLIENEHRTRQAVRGIREMFRSDSKAAAAAEGDES, from the coding sequence GTGATCGAAGAATTTCAAAGAATCAAGCGCTTACCGCCCTATGTTTTCAATATCGTTAATGAGTTGAAGGCTAAGGTACGAGCCCGTGGCGAAGATATTATCGATTTCGGCATGGGTAACCCCGATCAGCCGACTCCTCAACATATCGTCGACAAGCTGGTTGAGGCCGCTCAGCGTGGGGATACCCACCGCTACTCAGTCTCGCGCGGCATCCCACGCCTGCGCCGTGCCATCTGTAACTGGTATAAGAGCCGTTTCGATGTCGATCTCGATCCAGAGACTGAATCGATTGTCACCATCGGATCTAAAGAGGGTCTCGCCCATCTGGCGCTCGCTACCATGGGACCCGGTGACGCGGTATTGGTCCCCAATCCCGCCTATCCGATCCACCCCTACGGCTTTACCATCTCTGGTGCCGATATCCGCCACGTACCTCTGGTCGAAGGAGGTGACTTCTTCGGTGAGCTGGAGAAGGCGATCAAGGACTCGTGGCCGAAGCCAAAGATGCTGGTACTGAACTTCCCTGGTAATCCCACCACGCAGTGCGTCGAACTCGACTTTTTTGAGAAGGTTGTTGCGATTGCGCGCGAGCATGAGATCTGGGTGGTGCACGATATCGCCTATGGCGAGATCGCCTTCGATGGCTATAAACCACCCTCTATCCTTGAAGTGCCCGGTGCCAAGGATGTCGCGGTTGAGTTCTACTCACTGTCGAAGAGCTACAACATGCCGGGCTGGCGTGTCGGTTTTATGTGTGGCAACAAGACACTGGTCGCTGCGCTGGCACGAATGAAGTCCTATCTCGATTACGGCATGTTTACTCCGATCCAGGTTGCAGCAATCACCGCACTTGAGAGCGACCAGAGCTGCGTGACTGAGATCCGTGACATGTACCAGAGTCGTCGCGATGTGCTCTGTGATGGCCTTACCAGCATCGGCTGGGCAGTTGAGAAGCCGAAGGCGACGATGTTTGTCTGGGCCCCAATTCCCGAGCAGTACCGTCATCTCGGTTCGCTCGAATTTTCTAAAAAACTACTCGCTCAAGCGAAGGTTGCCGTTTCACCCGGCATCGGCTTTGGTGATTATGGTGATGACCACGTCCGTTTTGGGCTCATCGAGAATGAACATCGTACCCGTCAGGCGGTGCGAGGTATTCGCGAGATGTTCCGTAGCGATAGTAAGGCTGCAGCTGCAGCAGAAGGAGATGAGTCTTGA
- a CDS encoding Mth938-like domain-containing protein, with amino-acid sequence MQFQLEQSAGGHAIRAYQRDAIKIGATTYTESLIVTPEKLLEGWCSAGFEQLQRDDFASIAELEPEVVVLGTGEKQRFPNQKLMIDLINAGIGVEVMDTAAACRTYNILLADSRRVAAALLLD; translated from the coding sequence ATGCAGTTTCAACTTGAACAATCGGCAGGTGGCCACGCCATTCGTGCCTACCAACGTGATGCGATCAAGATCGGTGCGACCACCTACACTGAATCGCTGATTGTCACCCCAGAAAAGCTCCTCGAGGGGTGGTGTAGCGCGGGATTCGAACAGCTGCAACGCGACGATTTCGCCTCGATTGCCGAGCTGGAGCCCGAGGTGGTGGTGCTGGGAACGGGTGAGAAACAGCGTTTTCCCAACCAAAAATTGATGATCGATCTGATCAATGCCGGTATCGGTGTAGAGGTTATGGATACGGCTGCGGCATGTAGAACCTACAACATACTGCTCGCAGATAGTCGCCGCGTTGCTGCGGCACTGCTACTCGACTAG
- the rpoS gene encoding RNA polymerase sigma factor RpoS, with amino-acid sequence MSNKQSPDQTSQEVEVADSDETKELRLDDDGATTKHPDTPPGAPSSKESDKKSYEAGEISSRQMDATRIYLKEIGFSPLLTAEEEVHYSRMSLRGEEAGRKRMIESNLRLVVKIARRYMNRGLALLDLIEEGNLGLIRAVEKFDPERGFRFSTYATWWIRQTIERAIMNQTRTIRLPIHVVKEINVYLRAARQLSQRLDREPTPEEVAAELDRPIKDVKRMLGLNERTASVDVPIGGEEGGKSLLDAIPDENSLDPTDFLQDEAIVSSLDRWLEKLNDKQREVVERRFGLHGYDISTLEQVGNEIGVTRERVRQIQMDALRRLREILEHDGYSIEVLLR; translated from the coding sequence ATGAGCAATAAGCAGTCGCCAGATCAGACGTCGCAAGAAGTTGAAGTTGCGGATTCAGATGAGACAAAAGAACTGCGCCTCGATGATGATGGGGCAACAACGAAACATCCCGATACTCCCCCCGGCGCACCCTCTTCTAAAGAGAGTGACAAGAAGTCATATGAGGCGGGTGAGATTTCGAGTCGGCAGATGGATGCCACTAGAATTTATCTTAAAGAGATCGGTTTCTCCCCTCTGCTTACAGCAGAGGAGGAGGTGCACTACTCTCGCATGTCGCTCAGGGGAGAGGAGGCGGGTCGCAAGCGGATGATTGAGAGTAACCTTCGCCTGGTGGTGAAGATTGCACGCCGCTATATGAATCGAGGTCTTGCACTACTCGATTTGATCGAAGAGGGTAATCTCGGTCTGATACGCGCTGTGGAGAAGTTTGATCCTGAGCGCGGGTTCCGTTTCTCAACCTATGCGACCTGGTGGATACGTCAGACTATTGAGCGCGCCATCATGAATCAGACGCGCACCATTCGACTGCCAATCCATGTCGTCAAAGAGATTAACGTCTATCTACGTGCTGCTCGCCAGCTATCACAGAGGCTTGATCGTGAGCCGACCCCTGAAGAGGTGGCTGCTGAGCTTGATCGACCGATCAAGGATGTAAAACGGATGTTGGGGCTCAATGAGCGCACCGCATCGGTTGATGTTCCGATCGGTGGTGAGGAGGGTGGCAAGTCGCTGCTCGATGCGATCCCTGATGAGAACTCACTCGATCCAACCGATTTTCTACAAGATGAGGCGATCGTCTCATCGCTTGATCGTTGGCTGGAGAAGCTAAACGATAAGCAACGCGAGGTGGTGGAGCGCCGCTTCGGTCTGCACGGCTACGATATCTCCACGCTCGAACAGGTCGGCAATGAAATTGGTGTAACACGTGAGCGTGTCAGACAGATACAGATGGATGCGCTGCGACGTCTACGCGAGATTCTCGAGCATGACGGCTACTCGATCGAGGTGTTATTGCGCTAG
- a CDS encoding peptidoglycan DD-metalloendopeptidase family protein produces the protein MSRWLIKTTLIAALMLLQACSGRGELAPVREQGDKPRYQPGTHVVSKGETLYSIAWIYGLDHQTLASRNGIKPPYKIFVDQRISLKRSIATKPAAAKPKSSASKPKRPVTKKSTAKKPIVKKPVAVKKPATKRASVVKKPTRKSYNSNKKVKWHWPHKGRVVSRYSSKAVGKKGISIAGKYGNSVLSAADGKVVYSGNGLKGYGNLIIIKHSKSYLSAYAFNRKLLVKEGQNVRVGQRIAEMGRKGKAAPALYFEIRRNGKPINPQYVLPKSR, from the coding sequence ATGAGCAGATGGCTGATCAAGACGACTCTTATCGCGGCACTCATGCTGCTTCAAGCCTGTTCAGGTCGAGGTGAACTCGCACCGGTTCGCGAACAGGGTGACAAACCTCGCTATCAGCCCGGCACCCATGTTGTCAGCAAGGGTGAAACACTCTACTCAATCGCATGGATCTATGGCCTGGATCATCAAACGCTGGCCAGTCGAAACGGCATCAAACCACCCTATAAAATATTTGTTGATCAGCGCATTTCGCTGAAAAGATCTATCGCAACAAAACCGGCAGCTGCAAAGCCAAAGTCATCCGCGTCAAAACCTAAACGCCCAGTCACAAAAAAAAGCACCGCAAAAAAACCGATAGTGAAGAAGCCGGTCGCCGTTAAAAAGCCGGCGACAAAAAGAGCCTCTGTAGTCAAAAAACCTACAAGAAAAAGTTATAACAGTAATAAAAAAGTTAAATGGCACTGGCCACATAAGGGGCGTGTTGTTTCTCGTTACTCTTCAAAAGCGGTTGGAAAGAAGGGAATATCGATCGCTGGAAAATACGGTAACAGCGTACTGTCGGCAGCCGACGGAAAGGTTGTCTATAGCGGTAATGGGCTTAAGGGGTATGGAAACCTGATCATCATTAAACACAGTAAAAGTTATCTTAGCGCCTACGCCTTTAATCGAAAGTTGCTGGTTAAAGAGGGGCAGAACGTACGCGTAGGTCAGCGTATTGCAGAGATGGGACGTAAAGGAAAAGCAGCGCCTGCGCTCTATTTTGAAATTCGTCGTAATGGAAAACCGATTAATCCCCAATATGTATTACCTAAGAGTAGGTAA
- a CDS encoding YqaA family protein: MRIFSKLYERMMVWAEHRLAPWYLAILSFAESSFFPIPPDVMLAPMTLAKPHKAWHYALITTIASVLGGMLGYLIGMFAFEMIEPLIHKAGYWARFERAQQWFSEWGFWAIFLAGFSPIPYKVFTIAAGVISMAVPPFLIASLIGRGGRFFLVAGIIAWGGERMEQGLRRYIDRIGWILIVAVVTLYFVIKA; encoded by the coding sequence ATGCGCATCTTCTCTAAGCTCTATGAGCGCATGATGGTCTGGGCCGAACATCGACTCGCTCCCTGGTATCTTGCCATTCTCAGTTTTGCTGAATCATCGTTTTTTCCAATCCCCCCTGATGTGATGCTGGCACCCATGACGCTGGCCAAGCCACATAAGGCTTGGCACTACGCACTGATAACAACGATCGCCTCGGTGCTTGGCGGTATGCTCGGTTATCTGATCGGTATGTTTGCCTTCGAAATGATAGAGCCGCTAATCCATAAAGCTGGTTACTGGGCTCGCTTTGAGCGTGCGCAGCAGTGGTTTTCTGAGTGGGGCTTCTGGGCGATATTCTTAGCGGGCTTCTCACCGATCCCCTATAAAGTTTTTACCATTGCCGCTGGTGTTATCAGCATGGCGGTTCCACCTTTTCTGATTGCATCTCTGATCGGTCGAGGTGGTCGCTTCTTCCTGGTTGCCGGTATCATCGCCTGGGGTGGAGAGCGTATGGAGCAGGGGCTACGCCGGTACATAGATAGAATCGGCTGGATTCTTATTGTCGCGGTTGTGACGCTCTATTTTGTCATTAAGGCATAA
- a CDS encoding protein-L-isoaspartate(D-aspartate) O-methyltransferase, producing the protein MNSETLRGIGMTSQRTRDRLVKRLRDEGVCDERVLQVIGNTPRHIFVDEALASRAYEDTALPIGHGQTISQPYIVARMTEAVMMDGVPERVLEIGTGSGYQTAILAQLSPRIFSVERIQALSDLAKRRFELLGLRNIRLKYSDGTMGWSEQAPFDAIVVTAAPLEVPQGLVEQLGVGGRLVIPVGPSGDQILTMIKRTREGFETTELERVSFVPLLGGRS; encoded by the coding sequence GTGAACAGTGAGACCCTGCGCGGCATCGGTATGACCTCCCAGCGAACCCGTGACCGGTTGGTAAAGCGTTTGCGCGACGAAGGTGTTTGCGATGAGCGGGTGTTGCAGGTTATCGGCAACACTCCTCGCCATATCTTTGTTGATGAGGCGCTGGCGAGCCGCGCCTACGAAGATACCGCACTTCCGATTGGTCACGGCCAGACGATCTCTCAACCCTATATCGTTGCCCGTATGACTGAGGCGGTGATGATGGACGGAGTACCTGAGCGCGTTCTAGAGATCGGCACCGGTTCAGGCTACCAGACGGCGATCCTTGCTCAGCTCTCACCCCGTATCTTCTCGGTTGAGAGGATTCAGGCGCTAAGTGATCTGGCAAAACGACGTTTTGAACTTCTCGGCCTGCGCAATATCCGATTGAAATATAGTGATGGCACCATGGGGTGGTCTGAGCAGGCTCCCTTTGATGCGATTGTAGTGACTGCAGCACCGCTCGAAGTTCCTCAGGGTCTTGTCGAGCAGCTGGGTGTTGGTGGTCGACTGGTTATTCCGGTTGGGCCCTCTGGGGATCAAATTCTTACCATGATAAAACGTACCCGAGAGGGTTTTGAGACCACAGAACTTGAACGCGTTAGTTTTGTACCACTGCTGGGTGGGAGAAGTTAA
- the surE gene encoding 5'/3'-nucleotidase SurE: MFILISNDDGYQAPGITALAKALSGLAEISVVAPERDRSGASNSLTLDSPIRARVADNGFISVDGTPTDCVHLAITGLLDREPDMVVAGINAGANMGDDVLYSGTVAAAIEGRFLGLPAIAVSMASHAPEHFDTAARVVKQLIDRLLKSPLPADTILNINVPDLPWEEITGFETTRLGHRHKAEPVIKSNDPRGRPIYWVGPPGAEQDAGPGTDFHAVRNGAISVTPLQVDLTQFTAMERVSEWMEGFAK, from the coding sequence ATGTTCATTCTGATTAGTAACGATGATGGTTATCAGGCACCCGGTATTACAGCGTTGGCAAAGGCGCTTAGCGGGCTTGCTGAAATCTCGGTGGTTGCCCCCGAGCGAGATCGTAGTGGTGCGAGCAATTCGTTGACTCTGGATAGCCCGATTCGAGCGCGTGTCGCAGATAACGGCTTTATCTCAGTCGACGGCACCCCCACCGACTGTGTCCATCTGGCAATCACCGGTCTGCTCGATCGAGAGCCCGACATGGTGGTGGCCGGCATTAATGCCGGTGCCAACATGGGCGATGACGTGCTCTATTCGGGAACCGTTGCCGCAGCGATAGAAGGACGTTTTCTGGGGCTTCCGGCGATCGCCGTCTCAATGGCCAGCCACGCGCCTGAGCACTTCGATACTGCGGCTCGGGTGGTGAAACAGCTCATCGACCGTCTGCTGAAATCACCGTTGCCTGCCGACACGATCCTCAATATCAATGTACCCGATCTGCCCTGGGAAGAGATTACCGGATTTGAGACCACGCGCCTTGGACACCGCCATAAGGCAGAGCCGGTGATCAAATCGAACGATCCACGTGGTCGTCCGATCTACTGGGTGGGCCCGCCGGGTGCAGAGCAGGATGCCGGTCCCGGAACCGATTTTCACGCGGTTCGAAACGGTGCAATCTCAGTGACACCTCTACAGGTCGATCTGACCCAGTTCACCGCTATGGAAAGAGTCTCTGAGTGGATGGAGGGTTTTGCTAAGTGA
- a CDS encoding Smr/MutS family protein, producing the protein MRKKNNITEEDRALFSTETRGIEPLRHDKVVHEKRRTRPYPHMSRQGEFEAIQDMFSDGYEPADMERGEELYFRRPGVQHNLLRKLRRGQYRLDAELDLHGMTAAEAKQALSYFLSDALYSGLRNIRIIHGKGIGSRNGQPVLKRKINLWLQQRSEVLAFCSARPADGGTGALYLLLKGG; encoded by the coding sequence ATGCGTAAGAAAAACAACATTACAGAAGAGGATCGCGCTCTTTTTTCCACTGAGACACGTGGAATCGAGCCACTTCGCCACGACAAGGTGGTTCACGAGAAACGACGCACCAGACCCTATCCACATATGTCTCGTCAGGGTGAGTTTGAGGCGATACAGGATATGTTCTCTGACGGCTATGAACCGGCCGATATGGAGCGGGGTGAAGAGCTCTACTTCCGACGCCCTGGCGTTCAGCATAATCTGCTACGCAAGCTGCGTCGTGGCCAATACCGCCTCGATGCCGAACTCGACCTGCATGGCATGACTGCGGCCGAAGCGAAGCAGGCACTGAGCTACTTTCTCAGTGATGCACTCTACTCAGGTCTGCGCAATATCCGCATCATTCATGGTAAAGGGATAGGTTCTCGCAATGGCCAACCGGTCCTAAAACGGAAAATCAATCTCTGGCTACAGCAACGTTCAGAGGTACTCGCCTTCTGTTCGGCACGTCCTGCAGATGGCGGTACCGGCGCTCTCTATCTACTGTTAAAGGGCGGCTAA
- the truD gene encoding tRNA pseudouridine(13) synthase TruD, producing MSYNHDRLNYALGKPVATGRLKSEPADFRVDEIAGFEADGSGEHAVLKIEKKGLNTADVAKSLARLAGIKERDVGYAGLKDRVAVTTQWFSLYLPGQDDPEWSELESDQLCVLEATRHGRKIKRGTLRGNRFTLTLREVEGDKDALNERLKLITSMGVPNYFGEQRFGYQLGNLDKAAAMFAGRRVKSKNLRGLYISAARSMLFNTVLSKRIEMDNWNQLLEGEVAMLDGSRNFFLTETGDTALAERLMSGDIHPSAPMWGRGSLLSEAEALVIEEAELEPFESWRDGLEHVGLKQERRATRLIPKALEWNFVEDDVLELSFTLHAGCYATSVVRELLGLKRPE from the coding sequence ATGAGCTACAACCATGACCGACTTAACTATGCACTGGGTAAGCCGGTAGCAACAGGACGACTAAAGAGTGAGCCGGCAGATTTTCGTGTCGATGAGATTGCCGGTTTCGAGGCCGACGGTAGCGGTGAGCACGCAGTATTAAAGATCGAGAAGAAGGGGCTCAACACCGCCGATGTAGCTAAATCGTTAGCAAGGCTTGCTGGCATTAAAGAGCGTGATGTCGGCTACGCAGGCCTCAAGGACCGTGTGGCTGTTACCACTCAATGGTTCAGCCTCTATCTTCCCGGTCAGGACGATCCCGAATGGTCAGAACTCGAATCTGATCAACTATGTGTATTAGAGGCGACTCGCCATGGCCGAAAAATAAAGCGCGGCACTTTGCGTGGAAATCGTTTTACCCTGACGCTGCGAGAGGTAGAGGGTGATAAGGATGCGTTGAATGAGCGATTGAAGCTGATTACATCGATGGGTGTGCCCAACTATTTTGGTGAACAGCGTTTCGGCTATCAGCTGGGGAATCTCGATAAAGCGGCGGCCATGTTTGCGGGACGCAGGGTCAAGAGTAAGAATTTACGTGGTCTCTACATCTCAGCCGCCCGTTCGATGCTGTTCAATACTGTTCTCTCAAAACGGATTGAGATGGATAACTGGAACCAGTTGCTTGAGGGTGAGGTGGCAATGCTGGATGGGTCGCGGAACTTCTTTCTGACCGAAACGGGAGATACGGCACTGGCTGAACGACTTATGAGTGGTGATATCCACCCCAGCGCCCCGATGTGGGGTAGGGGGTCTCTGCTTAGCGAGGCTGAAGCTCTGGTGATTGAAGAGGCCGAACTAGAGCCGTTTGAGAGTTGGCGAGATGGTCTAGAGCATGTCGGATTGAAGCAGGAGCGACGTGCAACGCGGCTAATTCCAAAGGCACTGGAGTGGAACTTTGTTGAAGATGATGTTCTGGAGTTGAGCTTTACGCTCCATGCAGGCTGTTATGCAACCTCAGTTGTACGGGAGTTATTGGGCTTGAAGCGGCCAGAGTAG
- a CDS encoding cyclic nucleotide-binding domain-containing protein, producing the protein MSLPTIDTSNPAVEAFLKNAHRHTFKNREVIVRPGDPADTLYYIIEGSVTVSLENEDGNDLILDYLNAAGESLFCESLFWASKPKQTAKLNATVYAFGAPTVLRTLRNHLFAALHNSLSDSTPT; encoded by the coding sequence ATGTCACTACCTACCATCGACACATCAAATCCGGCTGTGGAGGCGTTCCTAAAAAATGCCCATCGTCACACTTTCAAAAACCGCGAGGTGATTGTACGCCCCGGTGACCCTGCTGATACGCTCTACTACATCATTGAAGGCTCGGTTACGGTGAGCCTGGAGAACGAGGATGGTAATGACCTTATTCTCGACTACCTCAATGCCGCCGGGGAGTCGCTATTTTGCGAAAGTTTGTTTTGGGCATCCAAGCCCAAGCAAACAGCAAAACTTAACGCGACCGTTTATGCCTTCGGCGCCCCGACCGTCCTGCGTACGTTGCGTAATCACCTCTTCGCGGCTCTACACAACTCCCTCAGTGACTCTACGCCGACATAA